The Methanocaldococcus jannaschii DSM 2661 genome has a segment encoding these proteins:
- a CDS encoding bifunctional fructose-bisphosphatase/inositol-phosphate phosphatase, whose protein sequence is MKWDEIGKNIAKEIEKEILPYFGRKDKSYVVGTSPSGDETEIFDKISEDIALKYLKSLNVNIVSEELGVIDNSSEWTVVIDPIDGSFNFINGIPFFAFCFGVFKNNEPYYGLTYEFLTKSFYEAYKGKGAYLNGRKIKVKDFNPNNIVISYYPSKKIDLEKLRNKVKRVRIFGAFGLEMCYVAKGTLDAVFDVRPKVRAVDIASSYIICKEAGALITDENGDELKFDLNATDRLNIIVANSKEMLDIILDLL, encoded by the coding sequence ATGAAATGGGATGAAATTGGGAAAAATATTGCAAAAGAGATTGAAAAAGAAATTTTACCATATTTTGGAAGAAAAGATAAATCTTACGTTGTTGGAACTTCTCCAAGCGGAGATGAAACAGAAATTTTTGACAAAATTAGTGAAGATATTGCCTTAAAATATTTAAAATCGCTGAATGTTAATATCGTGAGTGAAGAGTTGGGTGTTATAGATAACAGTAGCGAATGGACTGTAGTTATTGACCCAATAGATGGTTCTTTTAATTTTATAAATGGAATTCCATTTTTTGCATTCTGCTTTGGAGTATTTAAAAATAATGAGCCATATTATGGCTTAACCTACGAATTTTTAACTAAAAGTTTTTATGAGGCATATAAAGGAAAAGGAGCTTATTTAAACGGAAGAAAGATTAAAGTTAAAGACTTCAATCCAAATAATATAGTTATAAGCTACTATCCAAGCAAAAAAATAGATTTAGAAAAATTAAGGAACAAAGTTAAAAGAGTGAGAATATTTGGAGCTTTTGGTTTAGAAATGTGTTATGTAGCTAAAGGGACTTTAGATGCTGTTTTTGATGTAAGACCTAAGGTTAGAGCTGTTGATATTGCCTCATCATATATAATCTGCAAAGAAGCAGGAGCCTTAATAACAGATGAAAATGGAGATGAACTGAAATTTGACCTAAATGCAACAGATAGATTGAATATTATTGTAGCAAATAGCAAAGAAATGTTAGATATAATTTTAGACCTCTTATAA
- a CDS encoding preprotein translocase subunit SecD produces the protein MDISKLLKDRKILILIIFVTLSVFLIVFKGLDFGIDLSGGTIIVLKAEKPMSDKEIEATIKIITERLNYNGLNDVVIYPRGNDEIIVEIPKSCDTDRIIKILKQQGVFVAKIDNITAYTGSDVQNVELPTKIPQGETWAYGVPFELTLEGAKKFAEVAKGKAYHKVELYMDGKLISAPVLSPDLADGKPHPQQVITVGAYPPTKEEIDEAMAIYSALKSGALPVKLDIEYISTISPEFGKEFLKGTAIALLLAFIAVGIIVSIRYKQPKIAIPILITCISEVIIILGFASLIDWKLDLPSIAGIIAAVGTGVDNQIVITDEALKRGAGKIRASIKRAFFIIFASAATSIAAMLPLFVLGVGMLKGFAITTIAGVLIGIFITRPAFARIIEEMFKKF, from the coding sequence ATGGATATATCAAAACTACTGAAAGATAGAAAAATACTGATTTTAATTATATTTGTTACTCTATCTGTATTCTTAATCGTATTTAAAGGACTTGATTTTGGGATTGATTTAAGTGGAGGAACGATTATTGTTTTAAAAGCAGAGAAACCAATGAGTGACAAAGAAATAGAGGCAACAATTAAAATTATTACAGAAAGATTGAATTATAATGGATTAAACGATGTAGTAATATATCCAAGAGGAAATGATGAAATTATTGTAGAAATTCCAAAAAGTTGTGATACTGATAGGATAATTAAAATATTGAAACAACAAGGGGTTTTTGTAGCAAAGATTGACAATATAACTGCATATACTGGAAGTGATGTGCAGAATGTTGAACTTCCAACAAAGATTCCACAAGGGGAAACTTGGGCTTATGGAGTTCCTTTTGAATTAACATTAGAAGGAGCTAAAAAGTTTGCCGAAGTTGCTAAAGGTAAGGCATATCATAAAGTTGAGTTGTATATGGATGGAAAGTTAATCTCAGCTCCTGTCTTATCTCCAGACTTAGCTGATGGAAAACCTCATCCACAGCAGGTTATTACTGTTGGAGCATACCCTCCAACTAAAGAAGAGATTGACGAAGCAATGGCTATTTATTCAGCTCTAAAATCTGGAGCTTTGCCAGTAAAATTGGATATTGAATATATATCTACAATATCTCCAGAATTTGGTAAAGAATTTTTAAAAGGAACAGCTATTGCTTTATTATTGGCGTTTATAGCTGTTGGGATAATAGTCAGTATTAGATACAAACAGCCAAAGATAGCAATCCCAATTTTAATAACCTGTATATCAGAAGTTATTATTATATTGGGCTTTGCTTCTTTAATAGATTGGAAGTTAGATTTACCTTCAATAGCAGGGATTATTGCTGCTGTAGGAACTGGAGTTGATAACCAAATTGTCATAACTGATGAGGCATTAAAGAGAGGAGCTGGTAAGATAAGGGCAAGCATTAAAAGGGCTTTCTTTATAATATTTGCCTCTGCGGCAACATCCATCGCAGCTATGCTTCCTCTATTTGTTCTTGGGGTGGGAATGTTAAAAGGATTTGCAATAACTACAATAGCAGGGGTTTTAATAGGGATATTTATAACAAGACCCGCATTTGCAAGAATTATAGAAGAGATGTTTAAAAAGTTTTAA
- the cdhD gene encoding CO dehydrogenase/acetyl-CoA synthase subunit delta, translating to MIYNDRLGEVMDLNTLIKIIEKVGRIEIEDIKITADELIINIPSAPPIVIPQTPSIKEKLAEEGIIEIKDVPELDWEPPVEKYPGYIREVQFGKPKSEGGRGKVVKIGGQRALYRFEEPQPNPPVVTFDIFDIPMPGLPKPIRQFFQDVMEDPCEWAKKCVKEFGADMITIHHISTDPKIKDKSPKEAAKLMEDLLQAVDVPFVIGGSGNPQKDPLVLEACAEVAEGDRCLLASANLELDYKKIVDAAMKYDHNVLAWSIMDPNMARDLNRKLVEAGLDPNRIVMDPTTCALGYGIEFSINAMVRLRLNGLKGDELVNMPMSSGTTNAIGAREAWMNNPEWGPREYRLPLWEITTGITMMMCGVDLFMMLNPISVKTLKEIGKTLTTKPGEVKLNTNNYEWIVSP from the coding sequence ATGATTTATAATGACAGATTGGGTGAGGTTATGGATTTAAATACTTTGATAAAAATCATTGAAAAAGTTGGTAGAATTGAGATTGAGGATATAAAAATCACCGCAGATGAATTAATTATAAATATCCCATCAGCCCCTCCAATAGTTATTCCTCAAACACCATCAATAAAAGAAAAATTGGCTGAAGAAGGAATTATAGAAATTAAAGATGTCCCAGAGTTAGATTGGGAACCACCAGTTGAAAAATATCCTGGATATATAAGAGAAGTCCAATTTGGAAAACCAAAATCAGAAGGAGGAAGAGGAAAAGTTGTGAAAATTGGGGGACAGAGAGCTTTATATAGATTTGAAGAACCACAGCCAAATCCACCAGTTGTTACTTTCGATATATTCGATATACCAATGCCAGGATTACCAAAACCAATTAGGCAGTTTTTCCAGGATGTTATGGAAGACCCTTGCGAATGGGCAAAGAAGTGTGTTAAAGAATTTGGGGCAGATATGATAACAATTCACCACATCTCCACAGACCCAAAAATTAAAGATAAAAGTCCAAAAGAAGCTGCAAAATTAATGGAAGATTTATTACAGGCAGTTGATGTTCCATTTGTTATTGGAGGTAGTGGAAATCCTCAAAAAGACCCTTTAGTTTTGGAAGCATGTGCTGAAGTAGCAGAAGGAGATAGATGCTTATTAGCTTCAGCAAACTTGGAGTTGGATTATAAAAAGATAGTTGATGCAGCTATGAAATATGACCACAACGTATTAGCATGGAGTATTATGGACCCAAATATGGCGAGAGATTTAAATAGAAAACTTGTTGAAGCTGGTTTGGACCCAAATAGAATAGTTATGGATCCAACAACATGTGCTTTAGGTTATGGGATTGAGTTCTCAATCAACGCAATGGTTAGATTAAGATTAAATGGATTGAAGGGAGATGAGTTGGTTAATATGCCAATGTCATCTGGAACAACAAACGCTATTGGAGCAAGAGAGGCATGGATGAACAATCCTGAATGGGGGCCAAGAGAGTATAGATTACCATTATGGGAAATAACTACTGGAATTACGATGATGATGTGTGGAGTAGATTTATTCATGATGCTCAATCCAATATCAGTTAAAACACTGAAAGAGATTGGAAAAACTCTAACAACCAAGCCAGGAGAGGTTAAACTAAACACAAACAACTATGAGTGGATTGTCAGCCCATAG
- a CDS encoding IGHMBP2 family helicase: MNLVDLYVKKFMDLIEIERRCEMDFHKNEIIKLGKKRENVGRAILNLKGKFLGESLGCTIVRFGRKKPFKTEISPGDVVLVSKENPLQSDLYANVIYVGKNFIDVAFDVDVPKWVYKERVRVDLYVNDITFKRMKEALREFARKRDKLAYIILGIEHPEKPLREDIKLEFYDKNLNESQKLAVKKAVLSRDLYLIHGPPGTGKTRTITEVIVQEVKFNKHKVLATADSNIAADNILEYLIKKYPDLKVVRVGHPTRISKDLIQHSLPYLIENHEKYQEILALREKIKEIKEQRDKFLKPSPRWRRGMSDEQILKVAKRKKSYRGIPKEKIVSMAEWIIRNKKIKRIINNLDEITEKIMNEILAEADVIVATNSMAGSEILKGWEFDVIVIDEGSQAMEPSCLIPIVKGRKLIMAGDHKQLPPTVLSENEELKKTLFERLIKKYPEFSSILEIQYRMNEKIMEFPNKMFYNNKLKADESVKNITLLDLVKEEEIDEVDRDIINEIPVQFINVEGIERKDKESPSYYNIEEAEKVLEIVKKLVKYKIPTNVITPYDAQVRYLRRLFEEHNIDIEVNTVDGFQGRENEAIVISFVRTKNFGFLKDLRRLNVAITRAKRKLILIGNENLLKQDKVYNEMIKWAKSVEEEHKNKIIQK, encoded by the coding sequence TTGAATTTAGTTGATTTATACGTAAAGAAATTCATGGATTTGATTGAGATTGAGAGAAGATGTGAGATGGATTTTCATAAAAATGAGATTATTAAATTAGGCAAAAAGAGAGAGAATGTTGGAAGAGCAATTTTAAATTTAAAAGGGAAATTTTTAGGAGAGAGCTTAGGTTGCACCATTGTAAGATTTGGGAGAAAAAAGCCATTTAAAACAGAAATATCTCCGGGAGACGTTGTTTTAGTTAGTAAAGAAAACCCATTGCAGAGTGATTTATATGCGAATGTCATATACGTAGGAAAGAACTTTATAGATGTTGCCTTTGATGTTGATGTCCCAAAATGGGTTTATAAAGAAAGAGTAAGAGTTGATTTATACGTAAATGACATAACATTTAAAAGAATGAAAGAAGCTTTAAGAGAATTTGCAAGAAAGAGGGATAAATTAGCTTATATAATATTAGGCATTGAACACCCAGAAAAACCTTTAAGAGAGGACATCAAATTAGAGTTCTATGATAAAAATTTAAATGAATCACAAAAATTAGCAGTTAAAAAGGCAGTTTTAAGTAGGGATTTGTATTTAATTCACGGCCCTCCAGGAACTGGAAAGACAAGAACTATAACAGAGGTTATCGTCCAAGAGGTTAAATTTAACAAACATAAGGTTTTAGCTACAGCAGATTCAAACATAGCAGCAGATAACATCTTAGAGTACCTAATAAAAAAATATCCAGATTTAAAAGTTGTTAGGGTAGGGCATCCAACAAGGATTTCAAAGGATTTGATTCAACACTCTCTCCCCTATCTAATTGAAAATCATGAGAAATATCAAGAAATCCTAGCTTTAAGAGAGAAGATTAAAGAAATTAAAGAACAGAGGGATAAATTTTTAAAGCCCTCCCCAAGATGGAGGAGAGGAATGAGTGATGAGCAGATTTTAAAAGTAGCTAAAAGAAAGAAATCCTACAGAGGGATTCCTAAGGAAAAAATCGTTAGTATGGCAGAATGGATTATAAGAAATAAAAAGATTAAAAGAATCATCAATAATTTGGATGAAATTACTGAAAAAATCATGAATGAGATTTTAGCAGAGGCAGATGTTATCGTAGCAACAAACTCTATGGCTGGTTCAGAAATTTTGAAAGGCTGGGAGTTTGATGTGATTGTTATTGATGAAGGAAGCCAAGCAATGGAGCCTTCTTGCTTAATTCCAATTGTTAAAGGAAGAAAGCTAATCATGGCTGGAGACCATAAGCAATTACCACCAACAGTTTTAAGTGAGAATGAAGAGCTAAAAAAGACTTTATTTGAGAGATTGATTAAAAAATATCCAGAATTTTCATCAATATTGGAGATTCAGTATAGAATGAACGAAAAAATCATGGAATTCCCAAATAAGATGTTTTATAACAACAAATTAAAGGCAGATGAGAGCGTTAAAAACATCACTTTATTAGATTTAGTTAAAGAGGAGGAGATTGATGAGGTTGATAGAGATATTATAAACGAAATCCCAGTTCAATTTATAAATGTTGAAGGGATTGAAAGGAAAGATAAAGAATCTCCATCTTATTACAACATAGAAGAGGCGGAGAAGGTTTTAGAGATAGTTAAAAAACTTGTAAAGTATAAGATACCAACAAACGTTATAACTCCTTACGATGCCCAAGTTAGGTATTTGAGGAGGTTGTTTGAAGAGCATAACATAGACATAGAGGTTAATACAGTAGATGGATTCCAAGGAAGGGAGAATGAGGCTATAGTTATCTCATTCGTTAGAACAAAGAACTTTGGATTTTTGAAGGATTTGAGGAGGTTGAATGTTGCCATAACAAGAGCTAAGAGAAAGCTAATTTTGATAGGCAATGAAAATCTATTGAAGCAAGATAAAGTCTATAATGAAATGATAAAGTGGGCAAAATCTGTTGAAGAAGAACACAAAAATAAAATTATCCAAAAATAA
- a CDS encoding proteasome assembly chaperone family protein, with the protein MKFVEKAKIEFENPIVIEAFPGTGLVGSIAGFQIIKDLNLKYFGYFEVDGILPLTTIEKGIPYPPVRAYANKDFIILFSDIIISPFKINGLAEFIVKTFSNKNPKLFVSLGGIMAGKSEKVFGIANKEELIEDLKNYVEIFDFGVVGGMGGNLLIKCHDNGFDAIGLLAETVGIRPDPRGGANLLEVLNKMFNLNVNIENLIKEAEAIENKLKELAEQHLKMMSKSRKEYPMYI; encoded by the coding sequence ATGAAGTTCGTAGAAAAAGCAAAAATAGAGTTTGAAAATCCCATAGTTATTGAAGCATTTCCTGGAACTGGATTAGTTGGAAGCATAGCAGGTTTTCAAATAATAAAAGACCTAAACCTAAAATATTTTGGATACTTTGAAGTTGATGGAATCCTTCCACTCACAACTATTGAGAAAGGCATTCCCTACCCTCCAGTGAGAGCGTATGCAAACAAAGATTTTATTATTTTATTTTCAGATATAATAATCTCTCCATTTAAGATTAATGGATTGGCGGAGTTTATAGTTAAAACATTTTCAAACAAAAATCCAAAACTATTTGTTTCTCTTGGAGGAATAATGGCAGGAAAATCAGAAAAAGTATTTGGAATAGCAAATAAAGAAGAGTTGATAGAAGATTTAAAAAATTATGTTGAAATATTTGATTTTGGAGTTGTGGGAGGAATGGGGGGAAATTTATTAATAAAATGCCATGACAATGGGTTTGATGCTATTGGTTTGTTGGCTGAAACTGTTGGAATTAGACCAGACCCAAGAGGGGGGGCTAATCTATTAGAGGTTTTGAATAAAATGTTCAATCTAAATGTAAATATTGAAAATCTCATCAAAGAGGCTGAAGCTATTGAAAACAAACTTAAAGAACTGGCAGAGCAACATTTAAAGATGATGTCAAAGAGTAGAAAGGAATATCCAATGTACATTTAA
- a CDS encoding SemiSWEET transporter yields MDFDITVIGYIAGTLTTFASLPQLIKSLKEKDMSNISLAFVITFTTGLTLWLIYGILRNDYPIIVFNILSLMFWIPITYLKIRDEMRKS; encoded by the coding sequence ATGGACTTTGATATAACTGTTATCGGCTATATTGCTGGAACTTTAACAACCTTTGCATCTCTCCCCCAATTAATAAAGTCTTTGAAGGAGAAAGATATGAGCAACATCTCATTAGCTTTTGTTATAACATTCACAACTGGACTGACACTCTGGTTAATATATGGAATATTAAGAAATGATTACCCAATAATAGTATTTAACATTTTGTCTTTAATGTTTTGGATACCGATAACTTATTTGAAAATAAGAGATGAGATGAGAAAATCTTAA
- the pyk gene encoding pyruvate kinase — translation MRKTKILVTLGPSLENKLDKAINLIDGVRFNMSHATTDYCEKFLNILEKNNIAKVMDLKGIKIRIKEVKLKNKILKMGEKVVIGEDIKLNYNIDTIEEGHFILINDGKIKLRVVEKTDKIIAVVEVGGEIKEGMGVNLPDTRIELPIIDETDLKNIKFAVEKDFEYIALSFVRNKEDVKELKDIISEYKGDCEVISKIETKEGLKNIKEIARESDGVMVARGDLGVEVPIENIPIEQKNILRIANRYGILSITATQILDSMINNPFPTRAEVTDIANAIYDGTDCLMLSNETTIGKYPIEAIKVLNKVAKVADEHYEEFGDRVCLEVESIDEGLVYAVYELYKKLNTKLVITPTYSGRTAKLISKLRINSKIIAPTPNIRTLKRLRLVWGVESCLMEEFDDMEKIINTCREMAKKEIGKGIYLITLGHPIGQKKTNTIKVESI, via the coding sequence ATGAGAAAAACTAAAATTTTAGTCACTTTAGGACCATCCTTAGAAAATAAATTAGATAAAGCAATAAATTTGATAGATGGAGTTAGATTTAACATGTCTCATGCCACAACAGATTATTGTGAAAAGTTTTTGAATATATTGGAAAAAAATAATATCGCCAAAGTTATGGATTTGAAGGGAATAAAAATTAGAATTAAAGAAGTTAAATTAAAAAATAAAATATTAAAAATGGGGGAGAAGGTTGTTATTGGAGAGGATATAAAGCTCAACTACAATATAGACACAATTGAAGAAGGGCATTTTATTTTAATAAACGATGGGAAAATTAAGCTAAGAGTTGTAGAAAAAACTGATAAAATTATCGCAGTTGTAGAAGTTGGGGGAGAGATTAAAGAAGGTATGGGAGTTAATCTTCCAGATACAAGGATAGAACTCCCAATAATTGATGAAACTGATTTGAAGAATATAAAATTCGCTGTAGAAAAGGACTTTGAATATATTGCTTTATCATTTGTTAGGAATAAGGAAGATGTTAAGGAATTAAAAGATATTATATCAGAATACAAAGGAGATTGTGAGGTAATATCAAAAATAGAAACTAAGGAGGGATTAAAGAATATAAAAGAGATAGCAAGAGAAAGTGATGGAGTGATGGTAGCAAGGGGAGATTTGGGTGTAGAGGTTCCAATAGAAAATATTCCAATTGAACAAAAGAATATATTGAGAATAGCTAATAGATATGGAATTTTGTCAATAACAGCCACACAAATATTGGATTCTATGATAAACAATCCATTTCCAACAAGAGCTGAGGTTACAGACATAGCTAATGCCATATACGATGGAACTGACTGCTTAATGCTCTCCAACGAAACAACTATTGGAAAATACCCAATAGAGGCGATAAAGGTATTAAATAAGGTTGCCAAAGTGGCAGATGAACATTATGAGGAGTTTGGTGATAGAGTTTGTTTAGAGGTTGAGAGCATTGATGAAGGTTTAGTATATGCTGTTTATGAGCTATATAAGAAGCTAAATACTAAGTTAGTTATAACTCCAACATATTCTGGAAGAACTGCTAAGTTAATATCTAAATTAAGGATAAATAGTAAAATAATAGCTCCAACGCCAAATATAAGAACTTTAAAAAGGTTGAGATTGGTTTGGGGAGTTGAAAGCTGTTTGATGGAAGAATTTGATGATATGGAGAAAATAATCAACACCTGTAGAGAAATGGCTAAAAAAGAAATTGGAAAGGGGATTTACTTAATCACATTAGGTCATCCAATAGGTCAAAAGAAAACTAACACTATAAAAGTTGAAAGTATCTAA
- a CDS encoding radical SAM protein produces the protein MVCLDLSQYRMITDVKNKDNTLILEINKIYEIEVEIPYEEVEIDGSIIKINAHPKRAENIKVGILNLISYSIANNLKSKITKRKTIYINEPIPLIGHTAFGLIERGRNIIQVRGHCGCNLNCIFCSVDEGEFSKTRKNDYYVDLEYLIENYKKIVDFKENKFIEAHLDGQGEPSLYYPLVDLVQELAEINKKGNGIVSMQTNGTVLNYKLIDELEEAGLHRINLSINALDEKMAKMLSGRRDYNIKKILDIAEYIKNSKIHLLIAPLLLPNINDEEFKRVIEYAVDLEQKNPQNIINPLTGKKDPILGCQLCRVYQLGRRPKKMKVWDFEKFYYLLGKYELEYKKKGIEVKLITSPKDFGTHKRKRLPYPFKVGEVTKVKVVLDGRVKGEVLGVAKDRVIQIINCNNEQNLIGKTVKVRILRNKDNIIVAELV, from the coding sequence ATGGTGTGCTTAGATTTATCACAATACAGGATGATAACCGACGTTAAAAACAAAGATAACACATTAATCCTTGAAATAAACAAAATTTATGAGATTGAAGTTGAAATTCCTTATGAAGAGGTTGAAATTGATGGCTCAATAATAAAAATTAATGCTCATCCAAAAAGAGCTGAAAATATAAAGGTTGGGATTTTAAACTTAATTTCTTATAGCATAGCTAACAATTTAAAGAGCAAAATAACAAAGAGAAAAACTATATATATAAATGAGCCAATTCCTCTAATAGGGCATACTGCCTTTGGTTTAATTGAAAGAGGTAGAAATATAATCCAAGTTAGAGGGCATTGTGGCTGTAATTTAAACTGCATATTTTGCTCAGTGGATGAAGGAGAGTTTTCTAAAACAAGAAAAAATGATTACTATGTTGATTTAGAGTATTTAATTGAGAATTACAAAAAGATTGTTGATTTTAAGGAAAATAAGTTTATTGAGGCACATTTAGATGGGCAGGGAGAGCCAAGCCTTTATTATCCATTAGTTGATTTAGTTCAAGAACTGGCAGAGATAAATAAAAAAGGTAATGGTATCGTTTCCATGCAAACAAACGGGACAGTTTTAAATTATAAACTAATAGATGAGTTAGAAGAGGCCGGGTTGCATAGGATAAACTTATCTATCAATGCCTTAGATGAAAAAATGGCTAAAATGCTCTCTGGTAGGAGAGATTACAATATTAAGAAGATTTTAGATATTGCTGAATATATAAAAAACTCTAAGATTCATCTATTGATTGCTCCCCTTTTATTGCCAAACATAAACGATGAGGAATTTAAGAGAGTTATTGAGTATGCTGTTGATTTAGAGCAGAAAAATCCTCAAAACATTATTAATCCATTAACCGGGAAAAAAGACCCCATTTTAGGTTGCCAACTTTGTAGGGTTTATCAATTAGGTAGAAGACCTAAAAAAATGAAGGTTTGGGATTTTGAGAAGTTTTATTATTTGTTAGGGAAATATGAGTTAGAATATAAGAAGAAAGGTATAGAGGTTAAGCTCATAACTTCACCAAAGGATTTTGGAACGCATAAGAGGAAAAGATTGCCTTATCCATTCAAAGTTGGTGAGGTAACAAAAGTAAAAGTTGTTTTAGATGGAAGAGTTAAAGGAGAAGTTTTGGGAGTTGCTAAGGATAGGGTAATTCAGATAATTAACTGCAATAATGAACAAAATCTAATAGGGAAGACAGTTAAAGTGAGAATTTTGAGAAATAAGGATAATATAATAGTTGCAGAATTGGTTTAA
- a CDS encoding DUF473 domain-containing protein codes for MKVYGLFGINENAINDFIENHIKTFTIINALNLETVKNLKEGDLVFITSTLREDLRNGTEGILGRVINVSLVPQMINGFEEKEIIAGRVQLEMLGFAKCVKYESIHVEITFRMY; via the coding sequence ATGAAGGTTTATGGATTATTTGGAATTAATGAAAATGCAATTAATGATTTTATTGAAAATCATATAAAGACATTCACTATAATCAATGCATTAAACTTAGAGACAGTTAAAAACCTAAAAGAAGGAGATTTGGTTTTTATAACATCAACACTTAGGGAAGATTTGAGGAATGGAACTGAAGGAATTTTAGGAAGGGTTATAAATGTCTCTTTAGTCCCTCAAATGATAAACGGCTTTGAAGAGAAGGAAATTATAGCTGGAAGGGTTCAATTGGAAATGTTGGGATTTGCTAAATGTGTTAAATATGAATCCATCCATGTAGAGATAACATTTAGAATGTATTAA
- the acsC gene encoding acetyl-CoA decarbonylase/synthase complex subunit gamma, giving the protein MPKKISAMDIYKLLPKTNCKKCGYPSCMAFATKLLEKEATIDQCPILNTPKFEKNKKKIIELISPPVKEVWFGNEEKKAVMGGDEVMYRYQLSFFNPTPIGVDISDELSEEEIKNRAKEIENFVFERTGEKLKLDFIVIRNASGDVEKFKKAIEIVEKETKMPICIASLNPEVIKEALKVVKSKPMVYAATKETLNDFIKVIKEVKKDVVLVLSSNNVKDLKNMAAKCLANGIEDLVLEPHTYPENIAETLDLNVMIRRSAIEKEDKYLGFPILNLPINAYYYALKNECPISGFFEDKEVVAKMFEATIANTLMNRYADALIMHGMDIWELMPVLTLRQCIYTDPRKPQAVEPGLYPIGNPDENSPVILTTNFSLTFYTVTGDFEKDNVTCWLLVMDTGGKAVDVSVAGGQYNGENAKKLIEETGIADKVSHRIIILPALAASTRGDIEDKTGWTCVVGTRDSSQVGDFLRNNWDKILKEWKEKNQTA; this is encoded by the coding sequence ATGCCAAAAAAGATTAGTGCAATGGATATTTACAAATTACTGCCAAAAACAAACTGTAAAAAATGCGGTTATCCGTCATGCATGGCATTTGCTACAAAACTGTTAGAGAAAGAGGCAACAATTGACCAATGTCCTATATTAAACACCCCAAAATTTGAGAAAAATAAAAAGAAGATTATAGAGCTTATCTCTCCACCAGTAAAAGAAGTTTGGTTTGGGAACGAAGAAAAAAAGGCGGTTATGGGTGGAGACGAGGTAATGTATAGATATCAGTTATCATTCTTTAACCCTACACCAATTGGTGTTGATATTAGCGACGAGTTAAGTGAAGAAGAAATTAAAAATAGAGCTAAGGAAATAGAGAACTTTGTATTTGAAAGAACTGGAGAAAAGTTAAAATTAGACTTTATTGTTATAAGAAATGCATCTGGAGATGTTGAGAAGTTTAAAAAAGCTATAGAAATTGTTGAAAAAGAAACAAAGATGCCTATTTGCATTGCCTCATTAAATCCGGAGGTTATAAAGGAAGCTTTAAAAGTTGTTAAATCAAAGCCAATGGTCTATGCCGCAACAAAAGAAACGTTAAATGATTTCATAAAGGTTATTAAAGAAGTTAAAAAGGACGTTGTTTTGGTTTTATCATCAAATAATGTTAAAGATTTAAAAAACATGGCTGCAAAGTGCTTAGCTAATGGTATTGAAGATTTAGTTTTAGAACCTCACACATACCCAGAAAATATCGCTGAAACATTAGATTTGAATGTAATGATTAGGAGGAGTGCTATTGAGAAGGAAGATAAATACTTAGGATTTCCAATATTAAATTTACCAATTAACGCTTATTATTATGCTTTAAAAAATGAATGCCCAATCTCTGGATTTTTTGAGGATAAAGAGGTTGTTGCTAAGATGTTTGAGGCTACAATAGCCAATACATTGATGAACAGATATGCAGATGCTTTAATTATGCATGGAATGGATATATGGGAATTAATGCCAGTCCTAACATTGAGACAGTGTATCTATACAGACCCAAGAAAGCCACAGGCAGTTGAGCCAGGCTTATACCCAATTGGCAATCCAGACGAAAACAGCCCAGTTATATTAACAACAAACTTCTCATTAACATTCTACACAGTTACAGGAGACTTTGAGAAAGATAACGTTACCTGCTGGCTATTGGTTATGGACACTGGAGGAAAGGCTGTTGATGTTTCAGTTGCAGGAGGGCAGTATAATGGAGAAAATGCTAAAAAATTAATTGAAGAGACAGGAATCGCTGATAAAGTTAGCCACAGGATAATAATATTGCCAGCTTTAGCTGCTTCTACAAGAGGAGATATTGAAGACAAAACCGGCTGGACATGTGTTGTTGGAACAAGAGATTCATCTCAAGTTGGTGACTTCTTAAGAAATAACTGGGATAAGATATTAAAAGAATGGAAGGAGAAGAATCAAACAGCTTAA